ATTGTCATGGACCAGTTGGTACTGCTCGCTTTTTTTATAAATTATATAAGATAACAAATGACCCTAAAAGTATCCAATGGCACGATAAACTAATTAATGGGATAATTAAAACTGGAGCACCAGAAAAGCACTCGCCAGGTTATTGGTATACTCACAATCAATGTTGTGGTACATCAGGAATGACGAATCTCTTTTTAGGTGTTTGGGCTGAAAATGGAGAAAAGAAATATTTGGAATATGCTATACGTACTGGGGAACAACTTCTTGGATATGCATATCATTCTTATGAAAACAATGAATTGCAAACAAAATGGTATCAGGCAATAGATAGAGTAAGTCCTGATAGAGTAAGCACAGCTATTGGGTTATATAATGGAGCAGCAGGTATAGGTTGGGCATTACTTCAGCTATATTTAGCTGAAGAAGGTAAATTTCAGGTAGCACGAGCTTTAGATGATCCGTATCCATTATATAGGTAGAAATATATATGAGAAAATTTGAATAATAACTTTGAAAATAATATTGACAAACCTTAAAAAAGTATATATACTTTAATTCATAGTAAACTTATATGAATAATCTAGATAAAAATAAATCTGACTGGATAACCAGAGGATATACTTCTAAAATGCATTAGAAGTATGTCTTCTTTTTTTTATATAAATTAATATTTTTTAGGTTTGTTTGTTGAATTAATTAAAAAATATAAAAAGGGGCTATGTAAAATGAAGAAAAGAAAGTTTGTAAAATTATTAAGTATCATTATGGTAGTTACGCTTGGAATAACAGGGTGCTCAACGAGTAGCAATTCTGGAAAAATTGATGACAAGCAAAAAACAGCAGGGACTGGCGATTCAGTGGATTTAAGTAAAGTCACACTGAGATTTGGGGAAGTTGGATGGTCTCAATATCAATCGGAATTAAAAGCAGCAGGACTTGATAATACGCCATATAAGGTTGAGTATAATACCTTCCAAGGTGGAAATTTATGTCTTCAAGCAATGGCAGCAGATCAAATAGATTTAACTGGATCAAGTGAGACTCCTCCTGTTTTTGCAGCAGAATCTCAAAATCAAGGTAATTTCAAGATAGTTGCAGTTAATCATGGAAGTACTTTGCTACAAGAATTAGTTGTACCAAAGGATTCACCAATAAAAACCGTTGCAGATTTAAAAGGTAAAAAAGTAGGATATATAAATGCTACAACAGCACAATATTTTTTAATAAAGATGTTGGAAAAAGTTGGACTTAAATGGTCAGATGTTGATGCTAAACAAATGTCAACAGCAGATGGTGTTACGGCTTTAGCTGGAGGGCAGATAGATGCTTTTGCAAGTTATGGAAATTCTATAATTGCAGCTCATAAAAATGGTGCAATTACGCTTCAAAGTGCACAAGATATTTTATCAGGATATTTTCCTTATGAGGCTTCTGTTACAGCTTTAAAGGATTCAGGAAAAAAAGCTGCAATTATTGATTATTTAGCGAGAGTAGAAAAAGCAAATCAATGGAAAAGAGATAATGCTGAAGCATGGGCAAAAATATCAGCAAAACCACAAGGCTTTTCAGAAGAAGATGGCTTAGACGTATTTAAAAAACAAGAGGCACAAACTAAGAGTCAAGTGATTTTGGTTGATGATAAAGTTATAGCATCCCAGCAGGACTTATCAAATGTATTTAATTCAGTAGGTCTTATAAAAAATAAACAAGATGTTAAAAATTTTTATACTAATGAGCTTAATGACGAGCTAAAGAAAGCTTTGAGTAAATAAAGCATTATTTCTAAGTAAAATCATTTTATGTGCAAGGCTTTTTATAAATACAATAAGATATTTATAAAAAACTTGCACATTATTTAAAATTATAATTATCTTCAATGAGGTGAAATAAATGGAGAAAGACAAAAAAACGTATATTTTTTCTAAGACCTTAGGATTGATTATTCCAATATTAATTTTAATAGCATGGTATGTATTTTCAAACAATGGATTAATAAAATCCAGTATACTACCGACTCCAATTAGCGTATATGATGCATTTGTTGAAACAGTTAAAAATGGGGAGCTGCAAAAGAATATGATAATAAGTTCTAAAAGAGCATTTATAGGCCTTTTAATTGGAGGAGGAATCGGATTCTTTTTAGGATTAGCTACAGGCCTATCTAAAATAGCTAAATTATTTCTAAATGATAGTATTCAAATGATAAGAAACATTCCAATTCTAGCTTTACTTCCATTAATAATATTATGGTTTGGTATAGGAGAAGAAGCAAAAGTTGTTATGGTTGCATTAGCCGTATTTTTCCCAATGTACTTAAATACGTACAATGGAATAATTTCAATAGATCAGGGGCTTATTGAAATGGGAAAGATTTATGGTTTAAAAGGTTTTACTTTATTTAAGAATATTATTTTTCCAGGAGCCTTACAATCAATTCTTGTGGGGTTAAGACATTCTTTAGGAATTATGTGGCTTATTTTAATTGCCGCTGAAACTCTTGCAAGTGATACTGGGATAGGTTATATGGCAATGACAGCCAGAGAACTTTTGCAGATGGATGTAGTTGTATTAAGCATAATAATTTATGCTATTCTTGGAAAACTATCTGATTTTGTAGCAAATGTAATAGAAAGAATTGTTTTAAGATGGAATCCAGCATTTAGTAAGTAATAGTGGAGGTAAAATAAAATGTCAGAAGATAATGGGATAGAAATTAAAATAGAACAATTGAATAAATATTTTGGCAAAGTTAAAGTATTAGAAAATTTATGTTTATCAATAAAGGCAGGAGAATTTATTGCTATTGTTGGGAAAAGTGGTTGTGGAAAAAGTACTCTTTTAAGAATTATTTCGGGTTTAGATAAACCATCAGAGGGTGAAATTAAGTTAGATGATAAAATCTCTCATAAACAAAATGAAAATGTAAGATACTTATTCCAAGAAGCAAGATTATTGCCTTGGAAAAATATTATGGATAATGTGCTTATAGGTTCTCAGAATAATAGGGACTTAGCAGAAAATGCATTAAATGCAGTTGGACTTTTAGACAAAGCAAAGGAATGGCCTTATGCACTTTCAGGTGGCCAAAAGCAAAGAGTTGCATTAGCAAGGGCACTTACAAGCAGCCCTAAATTAATACTGCTTGATGAACCACTTGGTGCTTTGGATGCTTTGACAAGGATTGAAATGCAGCAATTAATAGAAAAAATATGGCTTGAGAAAGGTTTTACAGTAATATTAGTTACCCATGATGTTAGTGAAGCAGTAACTTTAGCTGACAGAGTAGTATTAATTGAAAAAGGAAAAATAGAAATGAACATTGATATTACTCTTGCAAGGCCGCGAATAAAGGATAATGATTTTGCGTATTTTGAGAATCGCATTTTAAATAAAGTTCTTAATCTATCAGATGAAAGAAAAGTACAAGCTGAATATGCTATATAACGTATTAATTTGTGTTGAGAAATTATTAGTTAGGAGGAAGATGTGAATGAGCTTAATACAAACACCATATGAATATGTAAATGAACCAGGAATTATTAGTGAAGCAGGGAATTATGTAAAAGAATTAGGGGGAAATGCACTTATAATTGGAGGAAAAACAGCCTTAAGTATTACTGAAAATAATATTGCAAAGAGTTTTGAAGAAAATAATATTATTTTTACTATAAAAGAATTTTCAGGATATCCAACAGAAAAAGTAATAGCTAAATTTTCAGAGCTTGGAAAAGAACAAAAAATTGATGTTGTTATTGGAATAGGAGGAGGAAGAGTTTTAGATACCACAAAAGCTGTTGGAAACAGGTTGAATATACCAATTGTTGCAATACCAACAATTGCAGCTACCTGTGCTTCTTGGGCAGCTGTATCCATTATATATGATGAAGATGGAAATCAGGTGGATTTTTTTGAGACTCAAAAATCAGCAAATTTAATTCTAGCAGATACAAAAATATTAGCTGAAGCACCAGATAGATATTTAAAAGCTGGAATTATTGATACTCTTGCAAAATGGTATGAATCAGAACCTAACTTGAAAAACCATAATGACAGTTTACAATTAAAAATTCAAACTGAAGTAGCTAAATTAGGTTTTGATATTTTACTGGAAAAAAGTAATAAATATTTTAATTCTAAAGATAGGAAAGATAATTTAAATGATTTTAAACAAATAGTAGATTCAATTATTTTAATTGCAGGTTTAGTTAATAGCATAAAAAGCAATGAATTTTATGGAGGGATAGCACATCCATTTTATAATAGCACTACAAGAATACCAGAAACGCGAAATAAACTTCATGGAGAAAAAGTCGCCTTTGGAATTCTTACTCAACTCGTATTAGAAGGAAAAACAAAAACTGAGTTAATAGAAACTTTTAACTTGTTTAAGAACTTTGATGCTCCGATAACCCTAAAAGGAATTGGAATTGAAAATGAAATAGATGAAAAGATTACTTTAATTGCAGAAGATGTATCAAAAAAGAGTGGATTTTATAAAGGAATAAACTATGAATTAACAAGTGATGTTATTAAAAAGGCTATATTGGAAGCAGATAATATAGGAAGAGAGATATCATAAAAAGGAGTATAGAAATATGTCAAATTTAAAATATAGAGAAGAGCTTGATTTAATTGAAAATTATAAGCCTGCAAAGTCCTTGGAAGCTGTAAATAGAGAACTTGGATTAACTGAAATAATCAAACTAGCAGGTAATGAAAATAGACTTGGAAGTTCTGAGTTAGCTAAGGAAGCAGTTAAAAATTTTGTTAATGAACTTTCTTTTTATCCGGATTTTGATGTAACGCTTCTTAGGGAAAGATTATCTAAAGACCTAAAGGTTAATGGAGATCAGCTTATTTTTGGAAACGGATCTTTTGAGCTTTTATCTTTGATAGCTAAAGCTTTTATAAATAAAGGAGAAGAATCTATAATTCCGGAAATTACCTTTGGGTGGTATCAATCAGTTACCCTTCAAATGGGAGGGAAGATTGAGTGGGTTTCACTTAAAGAACATAAAATAGATTTGGATGAAATAAAAGCAAGAATAAATCAAAATACTAAAGTAATATGGCTTTGCAATCCTAATAATCCTATAGGAACATTTATTGATGAAACAACTTTGAAAAATTTCCTTAAAGATGTTTCAAGAGATGTAATTGTAGTTCTAGATGAAGCTTATTATGAATTTGCAGATGATTCAAGTTATCCAGATTCTATCAAGTTACTTGGAGATTATAAAAATATTATTATTTTAAGAACCTTTTCCAAGGTTTATGGGTTAGCATCTTTAAGATTAGGTTATGGAATTGCAGATTCAGAATTCATCAGCTATCTATATAAGGTCAAGGAACCAATTAATGTGAACATGGTTGCTCAAGTAGCTGCATTGGCGAGTCTTGATGACTTTGAATTTAAAAATAAGGTTTTAGAAAACAATAAGAAAAGTAAGCAATTATATTATGAGGAATTAGATAAATTAAATCTAGAATACATTAAGACACAAGGTAATTTTATAATGATTAATACAAAGCTTAATGGGGATTTGGTTACAGAAGAGTTTTTAAAAAGAGGTATAGTCATAAGAAGCGGCGTAGAATTTAAGATGCCTGAATGGATAAGAATTTCTATAGGCACTTATGAAGAAAATGTTAAAGTATTAGAAGTATTAAAAGAAATAATATCATGATTATTATATGTGTATAAAACACTATTACAGATAAAGCAGATAATAATTATTTGGAGGTAAAGCATTATGAATTATAAAGCTGGACTTGATGTTGGTTCAACAACTGTGAAGCTGGTTATAATTGATTCTGACAATAAAATTGTATTTTCAAGTTATGAGCGCCACTTTGCTGATGTCAAAAATGCAACTTTAAGGGTATTAAAAGAAGCTATTAAAATTGTAGGAAAACAACAAGAAATTATAATGAGGATAACTGGTTCTGCTGGAATGGGGCTTGCAAAAGTTATAGATGTTCCTTTTATACAGGAGGTTATATCATGTACTGAAGCAGTCGAAAAGTTAATTCCAGAAACTGATGTGGTTATCGAACTAGGTGGAGAGGATTCAAAAATTACTTTTTTAAAGGGCACTTTAGAACAAAGAATGAATGGTACCTGTGCTGGTGGAACAGGTGCATTTATAGACCAAATGGCATCTCTTTTAAATACAGATGCCCAGGGAATTAATGAAATGGCAAAAACGGCTGCAATAATTTATCCTATAGCCTCGCGTTGTGGAGTTTTTGCAAAATCAGATATTCAACCTCTTATTAATCAGGGAGCATCAAAAGGAGATATAGCAGCAAGTGTTATGCAGGCAGTTGTAAATCAGACCATTGCTAGTTTAGCAGCTGGAAGAAAGATTCAAGGAAAGATTGCTTTTTTAGGAGGGCCACTATATTTTTTGAGTGAACTTAGAAAAAGTTTTATGGAAACTTTAAAAGTGAAAGAAGAGGATGCAATTTTTCCAGAAAATTCTTTATTATTTGTTGCATTAGGGGCAGCCTTATATCCTAAGCAAAATAAAATTGTACCTTTAGAAGAGGTTGTTCAGAATCTGGAGAAGGCTAGTAAAAATAATTTAGAAGTAGCAAGTTTCTTAGAGCCACTTTTTGAAAGTGAAGATGAACTAAAAGGATTTCGTGAACGTCATAGTAAAGCTTCAGTACCTACAAAAGCTTTAAGTGAACATAGTGGGGCTGCATATCTTGGTATAGATGCAGGCTCAACTACTTCCAAAATAGTACTTATAGACCAAGAAGCAAATATTTTATTTAGTCATTATGGGAATAATAAAGGAGAGCCGTTAGATACAGTAAAAGAGACATTGGTTGATTTATTTAAGAAGCTTCCTAAAGAAGTATATATAGGAAAAGCTACTGTAACAGGCTATGGAGAAGAATTACTAAAAAATGCATTAAAAATAGATATTGGAGTAGTTGAAACAATGGCTCATTATAGGGCTGCTGAGCATTTTCAAGATGGTGTAGATTTCATTTTGGATATTGGTGGACAAGATATGAAAGCCTTAACTATTAAAGATGGAACTTTATCCTCTATTCAACTAAATGAAGCATGTTCTTCTGGTTGCGGTTCCTTTATTGAAACTTTTGCGAAATCAATGAATTACAGTGTAGAGGATTTTGCAAAGGCAGCGCTTAATTCAAAAAGTCCAGCTGATTTAGGCTCAAAATGTACTGTATTTATGAATTCTAAAGTGAAACAGGTACAAAAGGAAGGGTTTAATGTTGGAGATATTTCAGCAGGATTGGCTTATTCAGTTATAAAAAACTCATTATATAAGGTAATAAAAATAAAAAGACCAGAAGAGTTAGGTAAGAAAATAGTTTGTCAGGGTGGAACTTTCTATAATGAGGCAGTGCTTAGAGCTTTTGAAAAAATCAGTGGCTTAGAAGTTGTTCGCCCAACTATTGCAGGGTTAATGGGAGCTTATGGAGCAGCGTTGATTGCTAAAGCTAATCATCAAATTGGAGAAAAATCAAGTTTAATTTCACTGACAGATTTAGAGCAATTTACAGTTGAAAAAGAATTTACTAGATGCAAGCTTTGCGAAAATAAGTGTATGTTAACTGTAACGACTTTCTCTGATGGTGGCAGTTTTGTATCAGGTAATAGATGTGAGAGAGGGGCAAAAATTCAAATTAAAGAAGAAGATAAAAGGGTTAACTTAGTAGAGTATAGATATAATAGATTATTTAAGTATCGCCCACTTGAAATGACTGAGGCCACTAGAGGCGTAATTGGAATTCCAAGGGCTTTAAATATATATGATAATTATCCTTTGTGGTTTACAATATTTACTGATTTAGGATTTGGGATCGAACTTTCCCCTAGATCTACTAAGAAAATTTATGAAACTGGTATTGATACTATTCCAAGTGATACAGTGTGTTATCCAGCGAAAATATCACATGGTCATGTACAGAACTTAATTAATAAAGGAATAACAAAGATATTTTTCCCAACAGTAGTATATGAACGACTGGAGCATGAAAAAGCAGATAATCATTATAATTGTGCTGTAGTTCAAGGTTATCCTAATCTTTTAAAGCATAATATAGATGAAGTAATTAATGAAGAGATAACTTATTATACACCAGCTATAAATTTAGCTGATAAGGATTCTGTAATTGAAACGCTTTTAGAAGAATTAAAGGCTTATAAAATTACAGAAGAAGAAATGAAAAAAGCAGTTTATCATGGCTTTGAGGAGTTAACTGCTTTTAAAAATGATATAAAAGCAAAAGGTGAAGAGACCCTAAAGCTTATAGAAGAAAACGGAGGATATGGGATTGTATTAGCAGGGCGTCCATACCATTCTGATCCTGAAATTAACCATGGCATTTCAAAGGTTATAACGCAAGAAGGCTTTCATGTTCTTACAGAAGATAGCATTTATCAGTTAGGAGATGTCGAAGATTTAAGATTAGTTAATCAATGGGAATATGGTTCACGTATTTTTGCAGCAGCAAAAGTTGTTGCAAAGTCTAAAAATATAGACTTTGTCCAGCTTAATTCTTTTGGATGTAGTTTAGACACTGTTGCTACAGATCAAATATCAGAAATTTTAGAGCAGTATGGAAAAGTTTTAACTGTCCTGAAAATAGATGAAGGTTCAAATTTAGGGACTGTAAAAATTCGTATGAGATCTCTTAAAGTGTCTATTAAAGATAAAGAAAAAGCAGGCTTTAAGCCATATAAGAGATTTGAAAATCCTAATTTTGCAAATTTCACTAAGGAAATGAAAGAGGCTCATACAATACTGCTTCCTTCCATTGCACCTTTTAGGCAAAACGGATTAGTGAATATTGCCCTTCGTGCGTCAGGTTATAATGCTGTAATGCTGCCTTCGAAAAACTTAACAGCATTAGATAAAGGGTTGAGATTTGTAAATAATGAATATTGCCATCCACCAATTGATTATGTTGGACAGATAGTAGAAGCTCTTGAAAGTGGAAAATATGATTTAGATAATACTACAATTATGATTTTAGATCCAGGAACAAATTGCAGCTGTAGAGGAGCAAATTTTGCAACAGTACTGCGTAAAGCAATTTATGATGCAGGTTATCCAGATGTACCAGTTGTTCCTATGCCTATAGAGTTTAAGGATTATGAGACAGATGAAAGAAAATCTGGTTTTGTTTTAACAGAGCCTCTTTTGAAAAGATTAGCCCTTGCAAATTCATATGCTGATTTATTTGAAAAAGTTGTATACAGAACTAGACCATATGAGATTAAATCTGGACAAATAGATAGATTACATCAAAAATGGATAGAGAAAATAAAACCTAATATAGAAAATACGTCCTTAAGTGATTTTAGAATTAACATGGAAAATATCATTAAAGAGTTTGATAATATTCCGTTATTAGATATCCAAAAGCCTAAGGTTGGGCTTGTTGGAGATGCTGAATTAACTATAAACTTTGCTGAAAATGGAAGTTACAATATTGTAAGGTTATTAGAGTCAGAAGGAGTAGAAGTCGTTGTGCCAGGAATAGGCTTTATGTCTACTTATTTAATAGGTGATTTAGGTGAACATATGAAAGAATTATCGGACAGCTTTTATAATCAATGCGAAAAGCCTATGGATGAAGCTTTAAGAGCTTCTAAAAGGTTTAGAAAATTCTATTCTATTTTTGACATGAAGGCAAGTGCAAATCAAATAGCACCATTTGCAAATTATCAGGGTAAGTTTTGGTTTATGACTGGTGGTAAAATGATAGAGCTTTTAAAAGATAATGTTAATAATATTGTACTGTATCAAGCTTTCAATTGTGCCATTAATTATGTGTGTGGTGTAGGTCTTAACAAAGAAATAAAAAGACAATATCCACAGGCTAATATAGTAAATATTGATTATGATCCTGGAATGTCAATGGTAAACCAGGTAAATCGTATTAAACTTATGATAAGTAATGCTGAAAAAGATTTGGAAAGGGAAGAAGTAATTTAGTGAAATTATATTTTAACTGTGATACAAATTACAGTTAAAATATAATTAGTGCTAGAAATACAGGAGGAAGTAATATATGTTATTACAGGAGAAATTTCAATTTCTAAAGGATAATATAAAAGAAAGAGGAAGTGGAGCAATTGCTTTTTCAGGTGGAGTGGATAGTACCTTCTTAGTTTATGTAGCACATGAGGTATTAGGAGATAAGGTTATAGCAGTTACAGCTACTTCATCAACTTATCCACAAAGAGAGTTAAAGGAAGCAATTAAATATGCAAAGGACATTGGAGTAAAGCACTTAATTATATCTTCAGAAGAGTTAGACATTGAGGGATTTGCGAGTAATCCTAAAAATAGGTGTTACTATTGCAAAAAAGAACTTTTTACAAAGATAAGGGTAGTAGCTAAAGAAAATGGTATTGAATATGTTTTTGATGGTTCAAACCTGGATGATAGTGGTGATTACAGACCAGGAATGCAGGCAGCTAGTGAATTGGAAGTTATAAGCCCTCTTAAGGAAGCTACTCTTACTAAAGAGGACATAAGAGCACTTTCAAAAGAATTAGGAATTCCAACTTGGAACAAGCCTTCCTTTGCATGTTTATCTTCCAGATTTCCTTATGGAAGAAAGATTACAATTCCAAAGCTTAAAATGGTAGAAGAAGCAGAACAGTTTTTACTAGATATAGGCATAAGGCAAGTAAGAGTAAGGCATCATGGAGAAATAGCTAGAATTGAAGTTTCTCCTGAAGAAAGAGTTAAATTCTTTGATGTTTCTGTAATGGATAAGATAGGAGAGACGTTCAAAAAAATAGGATTTTCTTATGTTACTTTAGATGTAATAGGATACAGAACAGGGAGTATGAATGAAGTTCTTACAGCGGAAGAAAAAAACAATGCGTGAGATTTTATTTTGATCTGATTATACAAACGATAAGCAGGTTTTGCTTATCGTTTGTATAAAAAAATAAAAATTGTATCTACAAAATGAATTGAGAAAATTTTATAAAAATATAAAATTATATTGACTAATAGTCCCAATATGGAATATAATTATTTTTATAAATCATACTAAATAAATAGGAATAATAAGAAAAAGAAATCATATAATTTATTATAAGACAAAGCAATGAAGGGAATAAGTATATTAAGGAAAGTTTTTAGAGAGGAATTCTTAAAAGAGCTGGAAGGAGTTCTAAATGGAACTTAATAGAATGCATCCTGGAGCACTAAGTTGAACACAGGTATATAAAGTAACAGGTAATTAAGCTTATCTATTTTACATTATTGGCCAAGTTATAGTAGACTTAGCGGGAATGCCCGATATAGCAAAAAGAAGATGTTATGTATAAATTTATTCATAACAATCAGAGTGGAACCGCGGATATTGTCTGCCTCTGTTTAATATGGAGGTAGTTTTTTTATATTAAAAATCATATTAGAACACGAGTAAAAAGATATTGGATGAATATAATAGTGGGGCTATTTATTTTATTTATTCAAATAACAAAATATTATTATGGATTTTGTACAAAAACTAATGTTTTATCTTCAAATTTAGAGAGAATAAGTTTTTTATAATTTAAAGTGTATGGGGGAATGTTTTATGGCGATTAATGAAAAACAAATTATCGAGGATAAAAAGCTTAAAGAAATACTTAAAATGATTGAAAAAATTAAATATGGGTCTGTGACACTAATAATTCAAGATGGAGTAATAATACAAGTAGATAAAAATGAAAAAATACGAATGAAATAATAAGAGAATAATTAATAGTGGTATTATAGTAATCTGACTGGAGAACCAGAGGATGTACTTCTTAATAAAAGAAGTATATCCTCTTTTATTTTATTAAAAACAATATAAAAAGGAGAATTTTAAAATGGCAGAAAAAACATTAAGACAAGTAGCAATTTACGGTAAAGGAGGAATAGGAAAATCAACCACTACACAAAATTTAACCGCAGGACTTGCGGAATTAGGTAAAAATATAATGGTAGTAGGTTGTGACCCTAAGGCAGATTCAACAAGATTATTATTAGGAGGATTAGCTCAAAAAACAGTTTTAGATACTTTGAGAGAAGAAGGGGAAGATATAGAATTAGACGCCATAATGAAAAAAGGCTTTAAAGGAATAAAATGTGTTGAATCTGGTGGGCCAGAACCTGGAGTTGGTTGCGCAGGAAGAGGAATAATAACTTCTATTGGAATGTTGGAAAGATTGGGAGCATACACAGAGGATTTAGACTATGTGTTTTATGATGTACTTGGTGACGTAGTTTGTGGAGGTTTTGCAATGCCTATAAGAGAAGGTAAGGCAAAGGAAATATATATAGTTGCAAGTGGAGAAATGATGGCATTATATGCAGCAAATAATATATCAAAAGGAATCCAAAAGTATGCATTAAAAGGCGGAGTTAGACTTGGGGGAATTATTTGTAACAGCAGAAATGTTGATAGAGAGCTTGATCTATTAAGAGCCTTTGCAAAGGAACTTGGAACTCAATTAATACACTTTGTACCAAGAAATAATGTTGTACAAAGAGCTGAAATAAGAAAGAAAACTGTAATAGAATTTAATCCAGAAGATAAACAAGCAGATGAATATAGAGAATTAGCAAGAAAGATAGAGGAAAACAAACTATTTGTAATTCCAAAACCAATGACTCAAGAAAGACTTGAAGAAATTTTAATTGAGTATGGCTTAATGGATTTGGATTCTGAGTATATCATTTAGTTTAAATAATTTTGGAGTATAAAGTTTAAAATACCTAAAGCAGCATTAGTATTTAAGATAATGGGGAGGCAATTTTATGATAACAGTTAAAAATGTAAGTAAAACTTTTAATACTCCAACCGGAAAAGTAGAAGTATTAAAAGATATACACTTTAAAGTTGATAAAGGAGATATTTTTGGAATAATAGGTTTTAGTGGTGCCGGAAAATCAACCTTAATAAGGTGTTTAAATGGTCTAGAAAAACCTAATTCTGGGGATATATTAATTGGAGAAAATGAGATAACTAAATTAAATAGAAAAGAGTTGCGAAGTGCTAGAAAAAAGATTGGTATGATATTTCAACAATTTAACTTATTTGATTCAAGGACTGTTTATGAAAATATTGCTTTCCCATTAGAAATCTCTGGGTATAAAAAAGATAAGATAAAAAATAGAGTTGAAGAAATATTAGAGTTAGTTGAATTATCAGAAAAAAGGGACTCATATCCACTTCAATTAAGTGGAGGGCAAAAGCAGAGAGTTGGTATTGCAAGAGCATTGGCAAATGAGCCAGATGTACTGCTTAGCGATGAAGCAACTTCTGCCTTGGATCCTCAAACAACATTTTCAATCTTAGAACTTTTGAAAAATATTAATCAAAAATTAAACCTTACAATAGTTATAATAACCCATGAACTAGATGTATTAAGATATTGCACTAATAATATGGTGGTTTTAGAAGATGGACACATTGTTGAAAGAGGAAATACAGAAAATTTATTTCT
The window above is part of the Clostridium saccharoperbutylacetonicum N1-4(HMT) genome. Proteins encoded here:
- a CDS encoding acyl-CoA dehydratase activase-related protein, with translation MNYKAGLDVGSTTVKLVIIDSDNKIVFSSYERHFADVKNATLRVLKEAIKIVGKQQEIIMRITGSAGMGLAKVIDVPFIQEVISCTEAVEKLIPETDVVIELGGEDSKITFLKGTLEQRMNGTCAGGTGAFIDQMASLLNTDAQGINEMAKTAAIIYPIASRCGVFAKSDIQPLINQGASKGDIAASVMQAVVNQTIASLAAGRKIQGKIAFLGGPLYFLSELRKSFMETLKVKEEDAIFPENSLLFVALGAALYPKQNKIVPLEEVVQNLEKASKNNLEVASFLEPLFESEDELKGFRERHSKASVPTKALSEHSGAAYLGIDAGSTTSKIVLIDQEANILFSHYGNNKGEPLDTVKETLVDLFKKLPKEVYIGKATVTGYGEELLKNALKIDIGVVETMAHYRAAEHFQDGVDFILDIGGQDMKALTIKDGTLSSIQLNEACSSGCGSFIETFAKSMNYSVEDFAKAALNSKSPADLGSKCTVFMNSKVKQVQKEGFNVGDISAGLAYSVIKNSLYKVIKIKRPEELGKKIVCQGGTFYNEAVLRAFEKISGLEVVRPTIAGLMGAYGAALIAKANHQIGEKSSLISLTDLEQFTVEKEFTRCKLCENKCMLTVTTFSDGGSFVSGNRCERGAKIQIKEEDKRVNLVEYRYNRLFKYRPLEMTEATRGVIGIPRALNIYDNYPLWFTIFTDLGFGIELSPRSTKKIYETGIDTIPSDTVCYPAKISHGHVQNLINKGITKIFFPTVVYERLEHEKADNHYNCAVVQGYPNLLKHNIDEVINEEITYYTPAINLADKDSVIETLLEELKAYKITEEEMKKAVYHGFEELTAFKNDIKAKGEETLKLIEENGGYGIVLAGRPYHSDPEINHGISKVITQEGFHVLTEDSIYQLGDVEDLRLVNQWEYGSRIFAAAKVVAKSKNIDFVQLNSFGCSLDTVATDQISEILEQYGKVLTVLKIDEGSNLGTVKIRMRSLKVSIKDKEKAGFKPYKRFENPNFANFTKEMKEAHTILLPSIAPFRQNGLVNIALRASGYNAVMLPSKNLTALDKGLRFVNNEYCHPPIDYVGQIVEALESGKYDLDNTTIMILDPGTNCSCRGANFATVLRKAIYDAGYPDVPVVPMPIEFKDYETDERKSGFVLTEPLLKRLALANSYADLFEKVVYRTRPYEIKSGQIDRLHQKWIEKIKPNIENTSLSDFRINMENIIKEFDNIPLLDIQKPKVGLVGDAELTINFAENGSYNIVRLLESEGVEVVVPGIGFMSTYLIGDLGEHMKELSDSFYNQCEKPMDEALRASKRFRKFYSIFDMKASANQIAPFANYQGKFWFMTGGKMIELLKDNVNNIVLYQAFNCAINYVCGVGLNKEIKRQYPQANIVNIDYDPGMSMVNQVNRIKLMISNAEKDLEREEVI
- the larE gene encoding ATP-dependent sacrificial sulfur transferase LarE, with the translated sequence MLLQEKFQFLKDNIKERGSGAIAFSGGVDSTFLVYVAHEVLGDKVIAVTATSSTYPQRELKEAIKYAKDIGVKHLIISSEELDIEGFASNPKNRCYYCKKELFTKIRVVAKENGIEYVFDGSNLDDSGDYRPGMQAASELEVISPLKEATLTKEDIRALSKELGIPTWNKPSFACLSSRFPYGRKITIPKLKMVEEAEQFLLDIGIRQVRVRHHGEIARIEVSPEERVKFFDVSVMDKIGETFKKIGFSYVTLDVIGYRTGSMNEVLTAEEKNNA
- a CDS encoding YezD family protein, translating into MAINEKQIIEDKKLKEILKMIEKIKYGSVTLIIQDGVIIQVDKNEKIRMK
- the nifH gene encoding nitrogenase iron protein yields the protein MAEKTLRQVAIYGKGGIGKSTTTQNLTAGLAELGKNIMVVGCDPKADSTRLLLGGLAQKTVLDTLREEGEDIELDAIMKKGFKGIKCVESGGPEPGVGCAGRGIITSIGMLERLGAYTEDLDYVFYDVLGDVVCGGFAMPIREGKAKEIYIVASGEMMALYAANNISKGIQKYALKGGVRLGGIICNSRNVDRELDLLRAFAKELGTQLIHFVPRNNVVQRAEIRKKTVIEFNPEDKQADEYRELARKIEENKLFVIPKPMTQERLEEILIEYGLMDLDSEYII
- a CDS encoding methionine ABC transporter ATP-binding protein; amino-acid sequence: MITVKNVSKTFNTPTGKVEVLKDIHFKVDKGDIFGIIGFSGAGKSTLIRCLNGLEKPNSGDILIGENEITKLNRKELRSARKKIGMIFQQFNLFDSRTVYENIAFPLEISGYKKDKIKNRVEEILELVELSEKRDSYPLQLSGGQKQRVGIARALANEPDVLLSDEATSALDPQTTFSILELLKNINQKLNLTIVIITHELDVLRYCTNNMVVLEDGHIVERGNTENLFLNPKSDTLKRFINITEGIQKSRKFSGGEGI